From Pan paniscus chromosome 9, NHGRI_mPanPan1-v2.0_pri, whole genome shotgun sequence, the proteins below share one genomic window:
- the DGAT2 gene encoding diacylglycerol O-acyltransferase 2 isoform X2, translated as MKTLIAAYSGVLRGERQAEADRSQRSHGGPALSREGSGRWGTGSSILSALQDLFSVTWLNRSKVEKQLQVISVLQWVLSFLVLGVACSAILMYIFCTDCWLIAVLYFTWLVFDWNTPKKGGRRSQWVRNWAVWRYFRDYFPIQLVKTHNLLTTRNYIFGYHPHGIMGLGAFCNFSTEATEVSKKFPGIRPYLATLAGNFRMPVLREYLMSGGICPVSRDTIDYLLSKNGSGNAIIIVVGGAAESLSSMPGKNAVTLRNRKGFVKLALRHGADLVPIYSFGENEVYKQVIFEEGSWGRWVQKKFQKYIGFAPCIFHGRGLFSSDTWGLVPYSKPITTVGDNQRCST; from the exons ATGAAGACCCTCATAGCCGCCTACTCCGGGGTCCTGCGCGGCGAGCGTCAGGCCGAGGCTGACCGGAGCCAGCGCTCTCACGGAGGACCTGCGCTGTCGCGCGAGGGGTCTGGGAGATGGG GCACTGGATCCAGCATCCTCTCCGCCCTCCAGGACCTCTTCTCTGTCACCTGGCTCAATAGGTCCAAGGTGGAAAAGCAGCTACAGGTCATCTCAGTGCTCCAGTGGGTCCTGTCCTTCCTTGTACTGG GAGTGGCCTGCAGTGCCATCCTCATGTACATATTCTGCACTGATTGCTGGCTCATCGCTGTGCTCTACTTCACTTGGCTGGTGTTTGACTGGAACACACCCAAGAAAG GTGGCAGGAGGTCACAGTGGGTCCGAAACTGGGCTGTGTGGCGCTACTTTCGAGACTACTTTCCCATCCAG CTGGTAAAGACACACAACCTGCTAACCACCAGGAACTATATCTTTGGATACCACCCCCATGGTATCATGGGCCTGGGTGCCTTCTGCAACTTCAGCACAGAGGCCACAGAAGTGAGCAAGAAGTTCCCAGGCATACGGCCTTACCTGGCTACACTGGCAGGCAACTTCCGAATGCCTGTGTTGAGGGAGTACCTGATGTCTGGAG GTATCTGCCCTGTCAGCCGGGACACCATAGACTATTTGCTTTCAAAGAATGGGAGTGGCAATGCTATCATCATCGTGGTGGGGGGTGCGGCTGAGTCTCTGAGCTCCATGCCTGGCAAGAATGCAGTCACCCTGCGGAACCGCAAGGGCTTTGTGAAACTGGCCCTGCGTCATGG AGCTGACCTGGTTCCCATCTACTCCTTTGGAGAGAATGAAGTGTACAAGCAGGTGATCTTCGAGGAGGGCTCCTGGGGCCGATGGGTCCAGAAGAAGTTCCagaaatacattggttttgcCCCATGCATCTTCCATGGTCGAGGCCTCTTCTCCTCCGACACCTGGGGGCTGGTGCCCTACTCCAAGCCCATCACCACTGTTG